In the Chryseobacterium sp. MYb264 genome, one interval contains:
- a CDS encoding SDR family NAD(P)-dependent oxidoreductase, which yields MKVFIAGGTSGIGYSLAQHYLEKGFQVGICGRDVTKISQNNFQHLKTFEADVCDINAISSAVKNFLLNNENLDLLVNCAGSYAEDVAGNISYEEAEEMLRTNILGTVNCFEVARYFMKDQKSGKIAVIASVSGILDYENSSLYTKTKRSVIQIADAYRRALKPFGISVTTIAPGYIDTQKLRDLNNNDLSKKPFLMDVKSATEIISQAIEERKKFIIFPSKMKWMMKSLALLPSSLLNIIMFKKAKWMKND from the coding sequence ATGAAAGTTTTTATCGCAGGCGGAACTTCGGGAATTGGCTATTCTCTTGCCCAACATTATCTTGAAAAAGGTTTTCAGGTGGGAATTTGCGGACGTGATGTAACGAAAATTTCTCAAAATAATTTTCAACATTTAAAAACTTTTGAAGCGGATGTTTGTGATATCAATGCTATTTCTTCTGCAGTGAAAAATTTTCTCTTAAACAATGAAAATTTAGATTTATTGGTCAACTGCGCCGGAAGTTATGCAGAAGATGTTGCCGGAAATATTTCTTACGAAGAAGCTGAAGAAATGTTGAGAACAAATATTTTAGGAACCGTCAATTGTTTTGAAGTTGCGCGATATTTCATGAAAGATCAAAAATCAGGAAAAATTGCTGTGATTGCTTCGGTGTCAGGGATTCTGGATTATGAAAATTCAAGTTTGTATACGAAAACAAAACGTTCTGTGATTCAGATTGCCGATGCGTACCGAAGGGCTTTAAAACCTTTTGGAATCTCTGTAACCACAATTGCTCCGGGGTATATTGACACTCAGAAATTAAGAGATCTCAATAATAATGACTTGAGCAAAAAGCCATTTCTAATGGATGTAAAATCTGCAACAGAGATCATTTCTCAAGCGATTGAAGAACGAAAAAAATTCATCATTTTCCCATCGAAGATGAAATGGATGATGAAATCACTTGCCCTATTACCTTCCTCTTTATTAAATATCATCATGTTTAAAAAAGCAAAATGGATGAAAAACGACTGA
- a CDS encoding patatin-like phospholipase family protein, with the protein MNQKFEKAILFSGGGTRLMIYLGMFSALEELGIKPDVLIASCGGAFAATVVNAFSNHLSRKQYLHSEEYYQFVLKTTLTKHRKFNKIGLFTLKKILNKSNAPFIEDIFNRYLVEMNQDLSEDFPSLKNVKFSQEIPTLIIGSEILFTPEGVNQKRNNRKLYQKTIFTDPETTKKIIPSQILINSDNLKKSAVENLPKIETQFSMLESTRISISDMFYVEPVFIHGKYFAGGAIDLIPIELAKHLANEVIIEKKQSYNKTEEAFVRAVLGYSGNKRLQEVEKLSPDFQIDTINIKQDLEGHYLKKSINWRKFEIDFSLPKSYPQFKKDMEKQWYYGFDQTIKSLRK; encoded by the coding sequence ATGAATCAGAAATTCGAAAAAGCAATACTATTTTCAGGAGGCGGAACAAGATTAATGATCTACCTCGGAATGTTTTCTGCTCTCGAAGAACTCGGAATAAAACCTGACGTTTTGATTGCTTCATGCGGCGGAGCTTTTGCCGCAACTGTCGTCAATGCTTTTTCGAACCATCTTTCAAGAAAACAATATTTACATTCTGAAGAATATTATCAGTTTGTTTTAAAAACAACCTTAACAAAACATCGAAAATTTAATAAAATTGGACTTTTTACTTTAAAGAAAATATTAAATAAAAGTAATGCGCCCTTTATAGAAGACATTTTCAACAGATATTTGGTTGAAATGAATCAGGATTTATCCGAAGATTTTCCTTCATTAAAGAATGTGAAATTTTCTCAGGAAATCCCAACGTTAATCATTGGTTCGGAAATTCTATTTACCCCAGAAGGAGTCAATCAAAAACGAAACAACAGAAAATTATATCAAAAAACAATTTTCACCGATCCTGAAACAACAAAGAAAATTATTCCTAGTCAAATACTAATTAATTCCGATAATTTAAAAAAAAGTGCCGTTGAAAATCTACCAAAAATAGAAACCCAATTTTCAATGTTGGAAAGTACAAGAATTTCAATCTCTGATATGTTTTACGTTGAACCCGTTTTTATTCATGGAAAATATTTTGCAGGAGGAGCTATTGATCTTATCCCGATTGAATTGGCAAAACATTTGGCCAATGAAGTCATTATTGAGAAAAAACAATCTTACAATAAAACAGAAGAAGCATTTGTCCGTGCCGTTTTAGGATACAGCGGAAATAAAAGATTGCAGGAAGTTGAAAAACTTTCTCCAGATTTTCAGATTGACACCATTAATATAAAGCAAGATTTGGAAGGACATTATTTAAAAAAGAGCATCAATTGGCGAAAATTTGAAATTGACTTTTCATTACCAAAAAGTTATCCACAATTTAAAAAAGATATGGAAAAACAGTGGTATTATGGTTTTGATCAGACGATAAAAAGTTTGAGAAAATAA
- a CDS encoding phosphatase PAP2 family protein, with amino-acid sequence MDEKRLKISQKIYALLLCSVVFMMVYNYSAWYISKLENVPSFVFNFEKYIPFIPWAIIPYMTSGLFFGLVFFFCKTREELTVLTKRMLFVTVIAGICFLLFPLKFSLNKPEISSSIFGIPFQFLKIFDSPFNQAPSLHIAYAFIFWSVFRNLKHGRIFLIIWLILLGISTLTTYQHHLIDVLAGGILAHVSFIIFPYRKNDFLYRNFQVANYYFLFSWLLLTVTLLFHQFVTKFDSTFLWITLWIKLWITFSLTLIGYQYQKNNIHFLKDKNGNISIFKKITYAPYLLMYQAFWRFLRKNKKPIEIVPNIYISSKPSTEDLLYFNVNKNTFVYDLSAEIEEIKSLKDNTKYQSVPFLDIGSFDIDQTRKLVTEITNNYYNLPKDGKILIHCTMGFKRSSVIGILVMKNILSLSLEEAVTHMKTKNKNAIIHSYVLDFLKKI; translated from the coding sequence ATGGATGAAAAACGACTGAAAATATCACAGAAAATCTACGCTCTACTATTGTGTTCTGTCGTATTCATGATGGTTTACAATTATTCAGCATGGTATATTTCGAAGCTGGAAAATGTTCCATCTTTTGTTTTTAATTTTGAAAAATATATTCCTTTTATTCCATGGGCGATCATTCCTTATATGACCAGCGGATTATTTTTTGGTTTGGTATTTTTCTTTTGCAAAACCAGGGAAGAACTTACTGTTCTAACTAAAAGAATGCTTTTTGTGACGGTGATTGCAGGAATTTGCTTTCTTTTATTTCCGTTAAAATTTTCATTAAATAAACCTGAAATCAGTAGCTCTATTTTTGGAATTCCGTTTCAGTTTTTAAAAATATTTGATTCACCTTTTAATCAGGCTCCATCGCTTCATATTGCGTATGCTTTTATCTTTTGGTCAGTTTTCAGAAATTTAAAACATGGGAGAATATTTTTAATAATTTGGCTTATTCTTTTAGGAATTTCTACACTCACGACTTATCAACATCATTTGATCGATGTTTTAGCCGGAGGAATTCTTGCACACGTAAGCTTTATTATCTTCCCTTATCGTAAAAATGATTTTCTTTACCGAAATTTTCAGGTTGCGAATTATTATTTTTTATTCAGTTGGCTTTTATTAACAGTAACTTTATTATTTCATCAATTTGTAACAAAATTTGATTCTACTTTTTTGTGGATAACTTTGTGGATAAAATTGTGGATAACTTTTTCATTAACCCTTATCGGATATCAATACCAAAAGAATAATATTCACTTTTTAAAAGATAAAAACGGAAATATTTCAATTTTCAAAAAGATAACCTATGCTCCTTATCTATTAATGTATCAGGCATTTTGGAGGTTTTTAAGAAAGAATAAAAAGCCTATTGAAATTGTTCCTAACATTTATATTTCATCCAAACCAAGTACGGAAGACTTACTTTATTTTAATGTTAATAAAAATACTTTCGTATACGATTTGTCGGCTGAAATTGAAGAAATAAAATCATTAAAAGACAACACAAAATATCAATCTGTTCCGTTTTTAGATATCGGAAGTTTTGATATTGATCAAACAAGAAAACTAGTAACTGAAATCACCAATAATTATTATAATCTTCCGAAAGACGGAAAAATCCTGATTCACTGTACGATGGGCTTTAAGAGAAGTTCTGTGATTGGGATTTTGGTAATGAAAAATATCCTATCTTTATCGTTAGAAGAAGCAGTAACCCACATGAAAACCAAGAATAAAAATGCAATTATCCATTCTTATGTATTGGATTTTTTGAAAAAAATTTAA